The following are from one region of the Gossypium hirsutum isolate 1008001.06 chromosome D03, Gossypium_hirsutum_v2.1, whole genome shotgun sequence genome:
- the LOC107908237 gene encoding protein FD — protein MLSPSNKPQITPLKPSSPSPPHRPKTMEEVWNDITLASLHDHHSSSSSSREPFSSSPHLILQDFLASRSDPPPPQQQTNGGGDTNTMLYGSPLPPPATVLSLNSGPGFEFLDNPRLQSSPISTLLTFNSPFEALASSTTLATFGKKRTQDSDNSSGDRRHKRMIKNRESAARSRARKQAYTNELELEVAHLMEENAKLRRQQEQLRVAATAQLSRNRMLQRTSTAPF, from the exons ATGTTATCACCATCCAATAAACCCCAAATAACTCCATTAAAACCATCTTCTCCTTCACCTCCCCATAGACCTAAAACCATGGAAGAAGTATGGAACGACATCACCCTCGCTTCATTACACGACCAccactcttcttcttcttcttcaagagAACCCTTTTCATCCAGTCCTCATCTCATTCTCCAAGATTTTCTCGCCTCCAGGTCTGATCCACCACCACCGCAGCAGCAGACCAATGGTGGTGGTGATACCAATACTATGCTTTACGGTTCACCTTTACCACCTCCAGCTACCGTTTTAAGCTTAAATTCAGGTCCAGGCTTTGAATTCCTCGATAACCCACGTTTACAAAGCAGTCCTATTTCAACTTTGCTTACTTTCAATTCTCCATTCGAAGCTCTGGCTTCGTCGACCACCTTAGCCACCTTTGGGAAAAAAAGGACCCAAGATTCCGATAACAGTTCCGGTGATCGCCGGCATAAGCGTATGATTAAGAACCGTGAATCCGCTGCTCGATCAAGAGCTAGAAAACAG gctTACACAAATGAGCTAGAACTTGAAGTTGCTCATCTTATGGAAGAAAATGCAAAACTCAGAAGACAACAAGaacag TTACGAGTAGCAGCTACGGCTCAACTTTCCAGAAATCGAATGCTTCAACGAACATCAACAGCTCCATTTTAA